From a single Lates calcarifer isolate ASB-BC8 linkage group LG12, TLL_Latcal_v3, whole genome shotgun sequence genomic region:
- the LOC108886540 gene encoding interleukin-17 receptor C translates to MFLHGWSVWVVLLILRMSACGLKISGYDGDEVICSQGLSGCVMKDEIFPRTESNVDVPSLTANFKLCSKNNESCSLCLEIDAELGIRPDKDMEDEGHSGLDEEDDGEESRNPKALRSVTVCYQMAPTMPTCKKVEFTVNHTALTQQNQTKISMVIAEPSGVFFSSKVYVYPFKLLHLTQEVVAPSLDEVCSQKLRKCENKCRVPKLSFLIHKERNYVELQFDGMNNNSLPNMCVQYEKNGTCQSWNRRTMPLYSVTHCMCLQTWYDQEYRRSQHCLFKNKGLFQRNVWENVTVSLGQRQTNNDGTMLLWNLSAPCRLESEVWPCQKEVSCREKKGFRQQLGNGTWKQNSKGLWEITGTFEGIDLQPSPCVMVKVEGMGRELGPFCFTNTDRWRWSLLVVGVMMLVCLTVLIIYLLRDFIKKWVWSCHHGGFVKIGRKGRVVLLSPPDVDDSVSQSVGRLGSLLRNQDFNVSVDQWSRREQCALGPLPWLHSQLLELSQVVVVLTHRALERTEEWACQHKEVIKTKGEDMGLPQIWSPYSDVFTASLCLIQAYKQQGRAAERFVLVKFDSHPTGRNLPELLQGLPLFQLPSQTQALLTELTVGRTGGRSPGKTWTGWKWGGSDGWRAQPKKGPNQQKESLHKYLGTEKNLETEPLKHP, encoded by the exons ATGTTTCTTCATGGATGGTCCGTCTGGGTGGTTTTACTGATCCTACGCATGTCAGCCTGTGGTCTGAAGATTTCTGGATATGACGGCGATGAAGTCATTTGCTCACAG GGCCTCTCTGGATGCGTCATGAAGGATGAGATATTCCCTCGAACAGAAAGTAATGTGGATGTTCCAAGCCTGACAGCAAATTTCAAGCTCTGCTCAAAGAACAACGAGTCGTGCTCATTATGTCTGGAGATAGACGCAGAGCTCGGCATCCGTCCTGATAAAGATATGGAGGATGAAGGCCACTCAGGGCTcgatgaggaggatgatggtgAGGAGAGCAGGAATCCAAAAG CTTTACGCAGTGTGACCGTGTGTTACCAAATGGCACCTACCATGCCTACATGCAAGAAGGTGGAGTTTACAGTCAATCATACAGCTCTTACTCAGCAAAACCAGACAAAG ATATCCATGGTGATTGCTGAGCCATCTGGGGTTTTCTTCAGCAGTAAAGTGTACGTTTATCCTTTCAAATTACTGCATCTGACTCAAGAAGTTGTTGCTCCCTCTCTAGATGAAG TGTGTTCCCAGAAGCTGAGGAAATGTGAAAACAAGTGTcgtg tgcccAAACTCAGCTTTTTAATTCACAAAGAGAGGAATTATGTGGAGCTGCAGTTTGATGGCATGAATAATAATAGCCTCCCCAACATGTGTGTCCAGTATGAGAAGAATGGGACATGCCAG AGTTGGAACAGGAGGACCATGCCACTCTATTCTGTGACCCACTGCATGTGTCTCCAG ACATGGTATGATCAGGAGTACAGGCGGTCTCAACACTGCCTCTTCAAAAACAAGG GTTTATTCCAAAGAAACGTGTGGGAGAACGTGACAGTGTCTCTGGGTCAGCGTCAAACAAACAACGATGGCACAATGCTGTTGTGGAACCTATCTGCCCCCTGCAGGCTGGAGAGTGAGGTGTGGCCCTGTCAAAAGGAGGTCAGCTGCAGGGAGAAGAAGGGCTTCAGACAACAGCTGGGAAATGGCACgtggaaacaaaacagcaaaggaCTCTGG GAGATAACAGGGACATTCGAAGGCATCGACCTCCAGCCCTCACCGTGTGTGATG GTGAAAGTAGAGGGAATGGGACGTGAGCTGGGCCCATTCTGTTTTACTAACA CTGACAGGTGGCGCTGGAGTCTCCTGGTTGTCGGTGTTATGATGCTGGTTTGCTTGACTGTGctcattatttatttgctaCGTGACTTTATCAAAA AATGGGTGTGGAGCTGCCATCATGGAGGATTTGTAAAGA TTGGCAGAAAGGGTCGCGTGGTGTTGCTGAGCCCCCCAGATGTGGATGATAGTGTTTCACAGTCAGTTGGTCGACTCGGCTCTCTGCTCAGAAACCAAGACTTCAATGTGTCTGTGGACCAGTGGAGCAGGAGGGAGCAGTGCGCTCTGGGGCCCCTGCCATGGTTGCACTCCCAGCTACTGGAGCTGAGCCAAGTTGTGGTCGTTCTGACCCACAGAGCCTTGGAGAGGACGGAGGAGTGGGCCTGTCAGCACAAGGAGGTTATCAAGACAAAGGGGGAAGACATGGGTCTCCCTCAGATATGGTCCCCCTACTCTGACGTGTTCACAGCCTCTCTGTGCCTCATTCAAGCGTACAAACAGCAGGGCAGGGCTGCAGAACGTTTTGTTCTGGTGAAATTTGACTCCCATCCCACGGGCAGGAATCTACCAGAGCTTCTTCAGGGGCTGCCTCTGTTTCAGCTCCCCTCTCAAACCCAGGCTCTCCTCACTGAGCTAACTGTGGGAAGGACAGGAGGGAGATCACCTGGAAAGACATGGACAGGGTGGAAATGGGGTGGCTCAGATGGATGGAGAGCACAGCCTAAAAAGGGACCAAACCAGCAGAAAGAGTCACTACATAAATATCTGGGAACTGAGAAAAACTTGGAGACAGAACCCTTAAAGCACCCGTAA
- the LOC108886541 gene encoding protein disulfide isomerase Creld1 has product MGGSMLHRNLLQAAWLCCLLAVQVHSCPGTCSKCSGPENDQCEECRAGWTLHNNTCVDIDECGTELGSCPPNSYCFNTEGSFECRDCDPACVGCMGSGPARCRKCASGYRLAGSKCLDIDECSDRVLACHGLDEICTNTDGSFHCDCAKGFIRKDSVCVRKQLPSVQEKGLFEDIQDDEVEVLQQMFFGVVLCALATLAAKGDMVYTSVFMGAVAAMAGYWLSDRGDRVLNSFLKGR; this is encoded by the exons ATGGGAGGAAGTATGCTTCACAGGAACCTGCTGCAGGCTGCTTGGCTGTGTTGTCTCTTGGCTGTTCAAGTCCACAGCTGTCCTGGTACCTGCTCTAAGTGTTCAGGCCCAGAAAATGACCAGTGTGAGGAATGTAGAGCAGGCTGGACACTTCACAATAACACCTGTGTAG ACATTGATGAGTGCGGCACAGAGCTGGGCAGCTGTCCTCCTAACAGCTACTGCTTCAATACAGAGGGGTCCTTCGAGTGCAGAG ACTGTGACCCAGCCTGTGTGGGATGTATGGGTAGTGGGCCAGCACGCTGCAGAAAATGTGCCTCTGGATACAGACTGGCGGGGTCCAAGTGCTTGG ATATAGATGAGTGTAGTGACAGGGTACTCGCCTGCCATGGTCTGGATGAGATCTGTACCAACACAGATGGCTCATTCCACTGTGACTGTGCAAAAGGATTCATCCGCaaggacagtgtttgtgtgaggaagCAGCTGCCTA GTGTTCAGGAGAAAGGGCTGTTTGAAGATATCCAGGATGATGAGGTGGAAGTGCTGCAGCAGATGTTCTTCGGGGTGGTGCTTTGTGCTCTGGCCACACTGGCTGCTAAGGGGGATATGGTTTACACATCTGTATTCATGGGAGCAGTGGCAGCCATGGCAGGGTACTGGCTTTCTGACCGGGGAGACCGTGTGTTAAACAGCTTCCTGAAGGGGCGTTAA